One segment of Brassica napus cultivar Da-Ae chromosome C3, Da-Ae, whole genome shotgun sequence DNA contains the following:
- the LOC125584158 gene encoding uncharacterized protein LOC125584158, translating into MIMMREIVVGSFIIGAFIFGAILILIYLLRCLLYETTGVERKPRGEKTLDKEESFASLDTSLSGNEHPLKDPELGEISGEGSTLAPKPPAAEPPEKKADEKRPCGPPKPEYNVVDDFILGDDSDSD; encoded by the exons ATGATTATGATGCGGGAAATAGTCGTAGGATCCTTCATCATCGGAGCTTTCATCTTCGGAGCAATTCTTATTCTTATATACCTACTCCGGTGTTTGTTGTACGAAACCACAGGAG TTGAAAGGAAACCTAGAGGGGAAAAGACATTAGACAAAGAGGAAAGCTTTGCAAGTCTGGATACAAGTTTATCTGGAAATGAACATCCGCTTAAAGATCCAGAGC TTGGTGAAatttcaggtgaaggatctaCTCTAGCGCCAAAGCCGCCTGCGGCTGAGCCGCCTGAGAAAAAGGCCGACGAGAAGCGGCCTTGCGGACCACCGAAGCCTGAATATAACGTTGTAGATGATTTTATCTTGGGAGACGACAGCGATTCGGACTAA